The following nucleotide sequence is from Alkalihalobacillus sp. LMS39.
AGGGGAAGGCTTTAATGTGCCGAGGTGTAGTGCGAGAATTACGATAATAGAGAGAGGAAGCATCCACTTTAATTTCTTTTTCATAGAATCCTCCATGATTTGTAACAAGCCATATTATGATTCGTTAGAGGCAACAACCTCAACTTTTATTCGGTCTGGGTCTTCAAAATAGACGGCATAATGGTCGTTGCCTCCAGCTAAAGGATGCTTATTAGCGTATAATATTGGTACATCACGCTCTATCAATTTTACAGTTAGCTCGTCAATATGCTGGCGTGACTTACCATGGAACGCTAAATGATTGAGACCAACACGACAACGGTGGTACGGAATATCTAAAAATTTGGACTCAGTTTGAACAAAAACAATATATGTATCTTGTAGCTTCCAACTTTGGCCTTGTTCCCATTGTTGATATTTCGAATACCCCAATTCTTCTAGCAACCAGCCCCAGAATGCTGTTGATGTTTCTAAGTTTGATACATACAATTCGATATGGTGTAGCAATCCTTGTTTCATTCGTTTCTCCTCGTTCAGTATTGGAATAAAAGTAATTTGGTGAAATCTTCTTCATTAATCAAAAAGCAATGGTACCAAAAGAGTGTAGAAAAGTTAAAACTTCAATTTTCTTTGCTTCAAAACTAAGAACACAGTTAGAATGAACAAACCAAGGCCAATTAGTAAATACCACCCCATACCCCCATAAGAAATCATGAGGATTAATTCCCAAGAGTTAGCTGGCCCTGAATTGGGACCATCACTAATCGGATAGTTGAATAAAAAGGGTATTATGCCTAAAAATGTTAAAAATCCTGCTGAAAACAATAACAGAACAGTGAATATATTCATAGGAATCCCTCCTTGTCATATAGATTATTTTATCATGTTTTTAATGAAAGAAAACGAGCCTTCTGGTGCATTATTCTTGAAATAACATTTATTTTTCTGGTCATCCTATAAACAGAGAAATAATACCGTAATTATGAATAAAAGGTGATTATAATCAGTAGTTAAAGATTCAGTCCGACTAAATCCTTATTGCCATTTTGGCTATTAAAATCGCATAATAAAGATAGATACATACATGCTAAAAGGAGGAGGACCGGTTGAAAAAGAAAAATATTGTTATTTTGTTAGTCAGTTGCCTTTCCCTCTTTTTGTTTATCTTTGTCTTTTTTAATAATCAAACGTTTGGAAAAACGTATGAGGGTTATATTGTAGAAATAAAGGATAATCGCCTTTTAGTAGTTAATGATGTAAATGTCAATGTAGAAGAATGGTCTATAGGTGACTATGAAGCAAAGATAGAAAAGTTAATATGGTTTTATGTAGAGGAAGATATCACTCAATATGAAGTTGGAGAGAAAGTGAAGATCATTGCAGGAGATGGGATGGAAACATCATTACCCCCTCATGCAGATGCGGTAGACATAAAGAAAATAAGCTAAACAACATGAATGTTCATTATAGGGGTGTTCTTTTTGATAAAAACAATTGTTCAATTTGCTTGTGTAATTTGTGTGCTTGTCGTAGCTACGGTAGCTTCTTGGTATGAAGGCAGTGCCTTGTTAGACAACCCGTGGGAGTGGAAATATTCAGCGCCTATTTCTCAAATCGTCCATGGAGAAATTCAGTCATCAAGCCAAATTTCACAATTTGACTTTTTTGTTTATGCAGCAAAACATCAACCAATATTTCCGTTTCTTATGATGGTAAGTTTTCTTTATTTCTTGATTCTTATTGGGTATTTCACACTAAAAAAGTGGGACCGAGGATTTCCTTCGTTTCTGATTTGTATAGCGACAATGTTGCTTCTTGGAAGTTTTTTGATGAAAGACTCTCCTACTAGTGGAGGACAGTTATTTTTTGTTTTTTCGTTTATTTTAGGAGTGGCCTTTATTTCGACAGGAAGCTTTATATTGAGTAAAAATGGAATGCAACCTAAAGCAATAAATGAATAAAGAGGAAATAAGCGGACTTTGATGGTTCGCTTTTTTGTTATTTTTACTTTAGCTTAAATTCCGCTCCTTTAGTATAATAGGAAAAAAATAGTAGGAGTGAAAAAATGTCTATCATACTTAAAAAGGTGCTAGAATCGGAAAAACAAGTGTTAAAGAATTTATACTCTCTCTACCTTCATGACTTGTCTAGTTTTACGTCACATTTGACTATAAATAACGAAGGCTTATTTGAATATGAGGATATTGACTTGTTTTGGGCCGTAGAAGGGATTACCCCTTATTTTATTATGGAAGAGAACAAAATCATCGGCTTTTTCCTTTTATTACATCGCCCATTTTTAAAAAAGGAGCATGATTTCGGAATCAATGATATGTTTATTTTGAATCAATATAAGAGAAAAGGGTTTGGTCGACAAGCAGTAGAGGAGATTTTTAAAGAAAACAAAGGAAGCTACTTTATTATCGAATTGTGTGAGAATGTTTCGGCAGTATCGTTCTGGAAAAAGCTTTTCCAAGTGTTAGAGATTGAGTATGAGGAAAAAGAAGAAATTGTTGATGGAGAACGCTGTTATATACATACATTTAAAAGTTAGTGTGGAGGACTAGGATGGTTCATATCTTATATGTTGAAGATGAAAATGAAATTGGAACATGGGTAACAAAAGAATTAACAGAAAAAGGGTATGAAGTGACATGGCTTCAATCTGGAGAAGGGATTGAGCGGTATATAATGGAAGCGGATTTAATGATATTAGATATTATGCTTCCTGGCTTAGATGGATTTTCAATTGGAAAACGAATAAAAAAAGAAACGAAAACTCTCCCGGTGTTAATGCTTTCTGCAAGAACGGCAATTGAAGATAAAATTGAAGGATTAAGCTTTGCTGATGATTATTTGACAAAACCATTTCATCCAGATGAGCTTTGTGCAAGAGTAGAAGTATTGTTAAGAAGATTTGAAAAAGATGAGGAGACATTTCAAATCCACCATTTAACGATTCGTCCTAAAGATATGCATATTAGTAATACAGAGACAAAAGAAGAAATTCAGCTTACTGGAAAACAACGAGCTATTTTTCAATTTTTTATTCGGCATTTAAATCAAATTTTAACGAAGGAACAATTGTTTGAAGGGGTTTGGGGCGAACAGTACATAGAAGGAGACAAAACTTTAATGGTCCATATTCGTCATTTGCGTGGAAAAATAGAAAAAGACCCAAGAAATCCTACCGTTATTGAAACGATTCGTGGCATTGGGTATCGGGTGAAAAGATGAATTTTTTGCGCTCCTTACTCGTAAAATACATGCTCATTATTTTATTTGCGATTGGGCTCGTCCAAATCAGCTTTATTTTAACAGCACTTGTTGTTTTTAATACAGAGCCATTGCAACAACAAATCAATCATCTTAATGCAACAGAAATTGAATATACATGGCATGAAGAAGCGAACGCCGTCTTAACCAATCCGACTAAAGAAGTTGAACAGCTTTTTCTCAAGTGGAAAGAAAAGTATCCTGAATCCTCAATGTTTTGGGTTGATGGAGATGGACGATTACAATTAGAAATCGACACAACAGAAAAATTGCCTGCTAATTGGTCGAGTGTAAATACCGCACAATTTTTAAAAAGTCGCTATAATGGTGATCCGTTTACGGTTGTGGCCTTTGTAGGAGAAAAAGACGCCGATGGCTTTGTTGTTCTTGAGTTACCTCGGGATTTGTTAACTTTCCAAAATGTACAAGAATATGGTCATTTTTTTGTCTTCATGTTTATTGGCATTATTCTTTTCTTTATTTTCATTTCTTTTTTATTTTTCCGTTCAATTCGAAAACGACTTCTAACGTTACAGCATGCGATGGATGTTCGCGAAGTCGATGGTTTGCCAGTTTTAATCGATGTGAAGAAAAAAGACGAGATTGGTCAATTAGAACAAACGTTTAATAAAATGGTGCAAGAATTAAAGGAAAGTAGACATCGAGAACAACTAGAAGAGCAATTGCGGAAAGAGCTCATTGCCAATTTATCCCATGATTTAAGAACGCCATTAACGAAAATGCGGGCTCATCTTTATTCGCTTGGAAAAGAAGAATTATCAAAGAACGGGGAGCAATCTGTTGAGATGATGGATCAATCGATTCAACATGTCGATCGATTCATCGAAAACTTAATGTCCTACACCCTTTTGACAGCAAATAAATACCAATATGAACCGAAAAAAATCGATATCGTTCGGTTGTTACGAAAAACAGTAGCGTCTTGGTATCCATTATTTGAAAAAGAATATTTCACAATTGAGGTTGATTTCCTTCCTTTACATGAAAAAGAATGGCAAATTGACCCGCTATGGATGGAACGGATAGTAGACAATGTTCTTCAAAATGTGTTGCGTCATGCAAAAGATGGCCGCTTCATTCAAGTGAATACAGTCGTAACAGAGTATGCGGACGTAATTGTTATTAAAGACCGTGGACCAGGCATTCATCATCAATCAAATGAATCAGGCGTGGGCATTGGGTTATCTATTGTCGATATGATGGTAAAAGAAATGGGATTAGATTGGGAGATATCGTCGGATGAAAGTGGAACAACGGTGAAAATAAGCAGAAAATTTAAGAGTTGAGCCGCTCTGATTCTATTATTAACGGGTTCGGTTTTGGTAAACATAGAAATGGAGCTAGACCGTAAACTGGTAAAAAAGCATCGCAATTAAGGCAATAAAAAGGAGCTTGGGTTATTAAGCTCCTTTTGTTATAAATGTTTATTTGACTAGTAATCCTTTAGTTCCAAAAGGATGTTAGATAGGTTCCAAAGTCATGCCCGACTGAATACAATGAATTACAAAGGGCAACCATCACATCTATATATACAGTCATTCCGAAAATTACCGCGTAAGCTGTTACAATTATTAGTAGGATTCTCATATACTCCTCCATTATCTAATAAGACTATTTGCTATCATTTTAACATAAATTTCCAATTTAGATGTGTTTTATGGAAAATTCACATAAAAATAGGAGAGAGTTTTAGAAACTCGCAGGTTTAGTTCATTCGTGTAAACGGGAAATCGCAAGTCCGTTTGCAACAATATGAGAACGAGGGGGTTAATTAGAGTGCTTCAAAATAGTTTGGGAAGGCAGCTATATTTGCAACTAGGCAACCTTTTTTAGATGCCTATTGCATTCTCTTTTTTATTTTGTTAAAATCGTTTCATAGCTAACGATTATAAAAATATAAAGAAGGAGGGATGACACATTCATAATTATAATGAGGATGGAGAATGGCTTCCTGAAGAAATCGATACGATAAACCGGTTAACAAAACTCCCACTAGACTCGTTGCATCTTGATGCAGTTGCAGTCGTTACTAATATATATCGGGTAGCACAAGGGTTACGAAATCAAATGGAGCAAGAAGTTCTAGTTGAGCATGGATTGTCATGGACCGCCTTCTCGATGTTATATGATTTATGGATTTGGGAGTCATTAGAAACAAAGAGACTAGCTGAGTCTGTTGGGGTTTCTAAAGCAACAATAAGCAATATTACGAAAACGTTGGAACGAAAACAATTATGTTATCGAAAAACGGATAGTAAAGACAGAAGAGTGACTTACGTAGGAATAACCGACACAGGGAAAGAAGTAATGGAAACTCTTTATCCGCCATTTCATAAACGAGAAGTGGATATTGTATCTAGCTTAACAACCGATGAGCAAAAGGAAATGTCTAGGTTACTAAGAAAAGTCATTCGAGACAATCAATTTTAAAATATGAAAAGAAAGAGCAATGAGAGGAAGTCAAGTAGTCATTATCTCCCTGTTTAAAGAGAGTCGATGGATGGTGCAAATCGACACAAAGATATGATGAAATACAATCCTTGAGCTTTCTTTGCTTACTAGCAAAGACGGACGGGCCGTTATCCGATGAGTGGAAGGTGGAGACCTTCAACAAGGGTGGTACCGCGTGAAAACCACGTCCCTTATTTTGGGATGTGGTTTTTTATATTGAATTTTTTAGGAGGAAGAAAAATGATAAATATACTAGAACAGTTAACAGAACAACAACGAGATGAAGTGAAACGTCAACTTGCACTATATAGTCAAGGTGTACAAGAAATTATACCGCTTGAAGAGTTAGAAATGAAAGTGGCGAAGTCGATTTTACAACATAAGCCGTTAAAAGTGAAATTAGGCTTAGACCCTTCAGCCCCGGATGTACACCTTGGTCATACGGTCGTTCTTAATAAGATGAGACAATTCCAAGAAAATGGCCATATTATTCAACTCATTATTGGTGATTTCACTGGGAAGATTGGGGACCCAACCGGGAAATCAGTCGCAAGAAAACAATTAACGGATGAAGAAGTAAAGCATAATGCGAAGACATACTTTGAACAGTTTGCCAAAGTAATTGATATGGAAAAAGTCGAGCTCCATTACAATTCAAAATGGTTGTCACAATTATTGTTTGAGGATGTTATTCAATTAGCGGGAAAAATTACGGTTGCCAGGTTGTTGGAACGAGATGACTTTGAGGAACGAATGGCGTTACATCAGCCAATTTCCTTACATGAATTCTTTTACCCGTTAATGCAAGGCTATGATTCTATTATGTTAGAATGTGATATTGAATTAGGGGGAACAGACCAGCACTTTAATATATTGATGGGTAGACATTTCCAAGAGAAGTTTGGCAAAGAAAAGCAAGTCGCACTGCTAATGCCTTTATTAGAAGGACTTGACGGTGTAGAGAAAATGTCAAAATCAAAGAAAAATTACATTGGAATTGATGAAAGTCCAAATGAAATGTACGGGAAATCGATGTCCATTCCAGATGAGCGAATGATAAAATACTTTGAATTAGTCACAGACTTTTCACCAGAAGACTTGCAGGATTTAAGAGAAAATATGGCGGCTGGTCAAATGCACCCACGTGATGCGAAAATGCTGTTAAGTAGAACAATCGTAAAAATGTATCATGGTGAGGAAGAAGCGGAAAAGGCAGAACAACATTTTATTTCTGTATTCCAAAAGCGGGAACTTCCAGATGAAATTCCAACGGTGGTGTGGGCAGGCGACCTTGAAGTTCCTGTAATTGAACTTTTAGTTGAACTGAACATGTTTACTTCTAAAAGTGAAGCGAGACGGATGATTGAAAATCGTGGTGTTAAACTGAATGGAGTTGTTGTAGAAGATAGCAAACTTCAAGTCAAAGTAGAAGATAAATTAATCGTACAAGTAGGAAAAAGAAAATTTATTGAGATTAAAAAGTAAATCGTTGTAACTGGCCATGAGAAGGATAATCATCTTCTCATGGCTTTTTTAAAAGAAAAGAAAGATAGAAATTTTGGTCTAGCAGTGAAGCTTTGAAAGCTTATTCGAAAAGACGCTCCTGTGTTTTTCTTAAACAAAATTTAACCATTTAAAACCCCTCTGTTTAACCTTGTCTTTTTACACTAGAAATTGAGGTGAAGAGAGATGGAATATATTGTGAAGACAAAACGGTTGTCAAAAACATTTGGGAAAGAAAAAGCAGTGAATGAAGTGAGCATGAACATTAAAAAAGGTGAAATTTACGGATTTTTAGGCCCAAATGGAGCAGGGAAAACAACGACGATTCGAATGTTACTAGGTTTAATGAAACCAACTGCAGGAGAAGTTGAACTTTTTAACCAAAATTTAAAAAGAGACAAAATCGAAATTCTCCGTAAAATTGGTTCACTTGTAGAAAACCCATCGTATTATCCCCATCTAACCGCTTATGAAAACTTAGAGGCAATTCGAAAAATCGTTAATGTTCCAAAAACAAGAATTATGAAAGTATTAGACATTGTTAGGTTAACAGATGTCGCGACAAAAAAAGTAAAAGGTTTTTCATTAGGAATGAAACAAAGATTAGGAATTGCGGCCGCCTTATTACATGAACCAGAGCTGTTAATTTTAGATGAACCAACAAATGGATTAGATCCATCAGGAATCATTGAAATGAGAAATTTAATTAAAAGACTTCCGGAAGACTATGGCATGACGGTTTTAATTTCCAGTCATTTATTAACTGAAATCGACCAAATGGCTACAACCGTTGGGATTTTATCAAAAGGACATTTAATTTTTGAAGATTCAATTGATAAATTACGGAGTCGTTCCCAGAAAAAACTAGTGTTCACAACGAGTGAAAGCCGAAAAGGATGGCGCTTTTTAAAGACGAAAGGAATTGAAGCTGAATGTCGTGGAAATCAAATTTATATTGAAGATGTATCTAATGATGACATTGCCCAAATCGTGAAGTGGTTTGTAGCGGATAATATTTCGATTTACAGAATAGAAGAAGAAAAACGGTCGCTTGAAGACATTTTCCTTGAGATAACAAAGGAGGGAATGTTAGATGCTCATAAGATTGATGTCGGGTGAATTTATGAAAATAAAACGAAAAGGGTTTTGGGCTTTTGTTTTTTTAGGACCAATCGGTGTTGTTGCATTGCAAATGGTCAATTATGGAGTTCGCAAAGATTATTTGCTTCAACAAAGTGATGATAACTGGATGTATTATATTGTAAACGTGAACGCATTTACACCGCTCGCTCTTGTGTTAGGGATTGTTATTTTAACGTCACTTATGGCGAGTGTGGAAGATGAGACGAAGGTATGGAAACAACTGTTAGCCCTCCCTGTTACAAAGAAAAGTGTTTATATATCGAAGTTTTCTGTGTTGGCAATATTATTAGTTGTTTCTTCCACACTGTTGTTCGTTTTTACATTTGCGTACGGGTCAGTGCTAGAGCTTGGAACAGATATTCCTGTTCGAGCCTTACTTGAATATAGTTATTTCCCCTTACTTGCTGCTCTACCAGTATTGGCGCTTCATTTATGGATTACAACAGTGAGTAAAAAACAAGGTGTTGCCGTTTCATTAGGGATCATCGGGACGCTATTAACGTATATGGCTTATATCTTACCAGACTGGATGATTTGGAAATGGCCGAGCTTAATGAATGAAGCGAATGACCCATTGATGAATGTCTATTTAGGATTAGGAGTCGGTATCGTAATTTATCTCGTCGGTATGCTCGACTTTATGAGAAGGGACGTGAAATGATGTTTCCATCTTTATTTTTAGCGGAGTGGTATAAATTACGAAAAACAAATATCGTTCCTTTTCTTCTCATCGGTCCTGCCGTTGGTTTGTTTATGGGGTTGACAGTTAGCTTTCCAGCTGTAATGGACGTAGATATTAACCAGTGGTATATTTCCTTGTTCGCCATGAATTTAACTTATGCGTTATTGTTTTTACCGTTACTCACAGGGGTGCTCGCAAGTATGATTTGCCGCTATGAACATCTAGCAGGAGGATGGAAACAGCTGTTAAGCTTACCTGTGACAAGAGGGCGAGTGTTTATGGCAAAGTATAGTTTGTTGATGAGTATTGTTTTTGTCATACAGATATTATATCTTGCTGCGATTTATACGGTGGGGTTAATCAAAGGCTTTTCTGACCCGTTTCCAATTGAAATTGTATGGAAAAGCGTTGTTGGTGGCTGGGTGGCAACCTTTCCGCTAGTCGCATTACAATTATGGGTAGCAATGGTATGGAAAAATATGGCCATCCCATTAGCGATTAATGTTATATTTACATTGCCAACGATTCTTGTCGCAAATTCACCGCGTATCGGTCCTTTTTATCCATGGGCCCAACCATTTTTTATGATGTATGTTGATGGAGAAGCACAAGGTGTATTCTTCGTACCTTGGGACCAAGTGTTGACGGTTGTCGGAGGAAGTTTTGTTCTATTTTACGGGGCAGGACTGATGTATTTTATGCGAAAAGCGGTGTGATTAAAACTGAGGAAGAGTTGCCTAGTTGATGGGCAACTCTTTTTAATGGTTGTTGCTTTGTATGGAGCGAAACTTTAATAATCCCACATGAATGAGTCGAACGATTCTTCAAATAACATTTCATCATTTCTGTCTAATGCTTTGATATTGATTTTCACAAGGTCACCCTCTTGGACGTTTTGGCTAGGTTCGTACGATACATACCAAATTTGTGTTCCATCTGGTAGTTGGATGATTTCAGCCGTATGAATGGATTCATCTTCCACAAGTATCGTGGTGACTCGGTCATCCCAAATATAACCAGCAAAAATGCCAACGGACCCGCTCCAGTTAACAAATTCATTATCTTTCGTATCGTAAAGTTCTGAACCATGAGCTTTGTCTCGAGTGACAACAGATATAAAGGTGTTAAATTCATCATTAGCGATGACAACATATTGGGAATCGGTAATCTCTTTATAAAGGATTTCACTTCCAAAAACTACTTCATGTGCCTTATCCGAATCTAGGATGATGGAGCTTAATTTGAACATATTTGAAGATAATGCGCTAATTTCTGCTTTTAATTCTTCAGTAACATTAATGTGCTCAAGTTTTACATCTCTCAGTTCTTTTTCTAACTCTTTTATTTTCGCAAGGTGTTCTTCATTTGTCTTATCATAATCGCGGTTGTCGACTTTTTCAATGTCCATGAAATTGATGACAACAACACCGATTCCAAGCAATATAAATAAAAGAATATATTTCTTTTTCATTTTTAGTAATTCCTCTCGTTCTCAAGTAGGTTTGTCAGAAACTATTATACAAAGGAACGAATCTATATACTAGACTTTTATAAGGAAAATTGGGATGATGTGGTAAAATAGAAAAGGAAAAGAGGATAATGATGGAGCTAAATTCTCAATTTACTAGCGTAATTAATCATATTAAACAAACTTCGCAGAGCGTGGATTGCTCAGGTGCCGCTGCATTTGTTATCCACAACGATAACATTGTCGTCGAGGAATACTGGGGAACGCAATCGAAAGAAGCTAATGCAAGAATAGTTCAAGCTAATACACAATTTCATGTCGCTTCAGTCCGAAAAAGTTATATCGGTTTTGCAGTTGCTTATGCCATTTATTATGGTTACATCGGTTCTATCGATGAGAAAATAAGTTTGTATTTTCCAGAAATTAAGGAAGAATTACTTTCAGATACAACAATTAGGCATCTGTTAACACATACACACGGATTGGTTGAGAAAAATGGTTGTATTATGCGGGAATTCGCAGCCGGGACGAGTTGGGCTTATCGTAGTGTAGGAGTGGATTTATTAACAAAACTAGTGAAAGAGACAACGGGGAAAACAATAGCTGCGATATTGCAAGACACTGTTTTTACCCCGCTTGGCTTGCAGGAAACAGGCTGGTATGCAGATGAAAAAGAGAACTTTGTAGATGTAATAAGAGCCCAAAATGATAGCTTATGGAAAACAAGTCAAAGTGTGAATGGCGATAAAATGAATATGTATGTGTCTGCACGAGATTTGGCAAAATGGGGCTATTTTCATTTGAAACAAGGCAATATCGGTGGGACTCAAATCGTGCCAAAAGAGCTCATTCAACTCGCAACATCTGTTCAAAGCCCAGATGGGATTCATCGTGATTTGCCACAAAACGGGTGTTTGTGGTTCGTCAAAGACAAACAAGCTAAAAAAACAGAAATCGGTGCCACCGTCCCGAAAGGCTCATTTCAAATATTAGGCTACACTACAGTAACGTTATTAGTAATACCAGAAAAAAATCTAGTAGCGGTCCGAGCATTTAATAGCTTCGGCTCACCAGAAGGCTACAACTATTTAGAAGATGTTCGCTCATTTGGAGATACGGTGATGGAGTGTTGTTAGGTTGGGTTTGTTGAAGAGGAGAAGATTTGTCCTTCATAAGTCGATGAAGGACAAAACTGAGTGAAAAAGCGAAAGAAGTGTCCTTCATAAGGGTGATGAAGGACAAAACTAGGTGAAAAAGGGAGAGAAGTGTCCTTCATAAGGGTGATGAAGGACAAAACTAGGTGAAAAAGCGAGAGAAGTGTCCTTCATAAGGGTGATGAAGGACAAAACTAAGTGAAAAAGCGAGAGAAGTGTCCTTCATAAGGGTGATGAAGGACAAAACTCAGTAAAAAGGAGAGAGAAGTGTCCTTCATAAGAGTGAGATTACTCATAATAAGCCCATTGATGAGTTCCCACTTTTTTCATATTCTTTTCTAATATTCTATTAATCCTTTTTTTAGAATTCACCAAATCACACCAATCATGAATGGTATTCGTTGTGATTTTTTCAGTTGGAAATAGAAGCTTAAATTCATTGACGTTTCGTATGACGGCCACTTCAAACGTTTCTTCAAATCCGCATGCACTACATACAGATAGTCTACCTACAGAAGTAGTGGCAAAGGATTTGCATTTAGGACAAGGAATTCCTTTTCGCAGTTGGTCATAGTGATAGGAAGGCAATGAGGAAAATGAAGAGTTGTTAATATGCAAGGAAACGAATTGGTCGGCTAGTATTTTATGCTTTTTGTTTAATTTTGAAGGCATCATACTTAATTTTTTATAAAACGATTGAGTTGTGTTGGGAAAATAAATGGTTTATTAAGTGGAGCTTGATATAACGTGAATTCGGGGTTAATGAAAACGACATATGCATGAAGTAGAATAGTAACTTGCAGACTTTGGAGCTGCTGTCGGAACAGTGATTCGCTTCTCATTAATTGATTTAGCGGGTTGTTCATTTCGGAATTCGGGGTTTTGTAAAATCTTTCTGATTCGTAATAAAAGTCACCTTCAAAATTTTTCACTTCAAACATGTAAATGCAGTCTTGAAAAATGATAAGGGAGTCAATTTGAAAGGTAGTGTTATTATACTTGAGAAGCAAGTCATTTAATATCAAGCAGTCACACATAATCGTTTCAGTCATGGAATCAAATAATTTTTCCCCAGCTAATCCCTTATCAAGATTGTAAAAGTATTGCTGAACTTTTTCTGACAATTGCATTCGAGTGCTTAGTAATCGTAGAATTTGTAATTCGGTAGGGTCAATTCGAGATTTATATGGGCATTACGTTCCACATCCTTTTTATTTATTTTAAACTTCAAGTCTATTATATAAGAAAACATGGGGTGGTCCAATGAACAATGTTAATCTTGTAAAAGTGGAATACGAGGAAAAAAGTATTCTTCGAAATTTACTTAATTTATATGAGTATGATGTGAGCGAGTTTAATGGAAGTGAGCCAAATCGCTTTGGTTTTTTTGAATATTTATACCTTGACCATTATTGGACTCCACATGGGGTGGAAGAAGAAGGGAGAGTTCCATACTTCATTAAAGTGGAGGATAATTTAGTAGGTTTTACATTACTTAACAATGTTTCTTGTTTGAATCGAAAAGACATCACTTCTACAATAGCCGAATTTTTTCTTTTGAAAAATTGGCGACGGAAAGGAATTGGAAAGTCAGTCGCCTTGCAATTGTTCCGTAGCCATCCTGGAAAGTG
It contains:
- a CDS encoding GNAT family N-acetyltransferase, producing the protein MSIILKKVLESEKQVLKNLYSLYLHDLSSFTSHLTINNEGLFEYEDIDLFWAVEGITPYFIMEENKIIGFFLLLHRPFLKKEHDFGINDMFILNQYKRKGFGRQAVEEIFKENKGSYFIIELCENVSAVSFWKKLFQVLEIEYEEKEEIVDGERCYIHTFKS
- a CDS encoding YjdJ family protein, which codes for MIKTIVQFACVICVLVVATVASWYEGSALLDNPWEWKYSAPISQIVHGEIQSSSQISQFDFFVYAAKHQPIFPFLMMVSFLYFLILIGYFTLKKWDRGFPSFLICIATMLLLGSFLMKDSPTSGGQLFFVFSFILGVAFISTGSFILSKNGMQPKAINE
- a CDS encoding VOC family protein encodes the protein MKQGLLHHIELYVSNLETSTAFWGWLLEELGYSKYQQWEQGQSWKLQDTYIVFVQTESKFLDIPYHRCRVGLNHLAFHGKSRQHIDELTVKLIERDVPILYANKHPLAGGNDHYAVYFEDPDRIKVEVVASNES
- a CDS encoding DUF3221 domain-containing protein → MKKKNIVILLVSCLSLFLFIFVFFNNQTFGKTYEGYIVEIKDNRLLVVNDVNVNVEEWSIGDYEAKIEKLIWFYVEEDITQYEVGEKVKIIAGDGMETSLPPHADAVDIKKIS
- a CDS encoding response regulator transcription factor — translated: MVHILYVEDENEIGTWVTKELTEKGYEVTWLQSGEGIERYIMEADLMILDIMLPGLDGFSIGKRIKKETKTLPVLMLSARTAIEDKIEGLSFADDYLTKPFHPDELCARVEVLLRRFEKDEETFQIHHLTIRPKDMHISNTETKEEIQLTGKQRAIFQFFIRHLNQILTKEQLFEGVWGEQYIEGDKTLMVHIRHLRGKIEKDPRNPTVIETIRGIGYRVKR
- a CDS encoding MarR family transcriptional regulator; the protein is MHNYNEDGEWLPEEIDTINRLTKLPLDSLHLDAVAVVTNIYRVAQGLRNQMEQEVLVEHGLSWTAFSMLYDLWIWESLETKRLAESVGVSKATISNITKTLERKQLCYRKTDSKDRRVTYVGITDTGKEVMETLYPPFHKREVDIVSSLTTDEQKEMSRLLRKVIRDNQF
- the tyrS gene encoding tyrosine--tRNA ligase → MINILEQLTEQQRDEVKRQLALYSQGVQEIIPLEELEMKVAKSILQHKPLKVKLGLDPSAPDVHLGHTVVLNKMRQFQENGHIIQLIIGDFTGKIGDPTGKSVARKQLTDEEVKHNAKTYFEQFAKVIDMEKVELHYNSKWLSQLLFEDVIQLAGKITVARLLERDDFEERMALHQPISLHEFFYPLMQGYDSIMLECDIELGGTDQHFNILMGRHFQEKFGKEKQVALLMPLLEGLDGVEKMSKSKKNYIGIDESPNEMYGKSMSIPDERMIKYFELVTDFSPEDLQDLRENMAAGQMHPRDAKMLLSRTIVKMYHGEEEAEKAEQHFISVFQKRELPDEIPTVVWAGDLEVPVIELLVELNMFTSKSEARRMIENRGVKLNGVVVEDSKLQVKVEDKLIVQVGKRKFIEIKK
- a CDS encoding ABC transporter ATP-binding protein; amino-acid sequence: MEYIVKTKRLSKTFGKEKAVNEVSMNIKKGEIYGFLGPNGAGKTTTIRMLLGLMKPTAGEVELFNQNLKRDKIEILRKIGSLVENPSYYPHLTAYENLEAIRKIVNVPKTRIMKVLDIVRLTDVATKKVKGFSLGMKQRLGIAAALLHEPELLILDEPTNGLDPSGIIEMRNLIKRLPEDYGMTVLISSHLLTEIDQMATTVGILSKGHLIFEDSIDKLRSRSQKKLVFTTSESRKGWRFLKTKGIEAECRGNQIYIEDVSNDDIAQIVKWFVADNISIYRIEEEKRSLEDIFLEITKEGMLDAHKIDVG
- a CDS encoding HAMP domain-containing sensor histidine kinase, whose protein sequence is MNFLRSLLVKYMLIILFAIGLVQISFILTALVVFNTEPLQQQINHLNATEIEYTWHEEANAVLTNPTKEVEQLFLKWKEKYPESSMFWVDGDGRLQLEIDTTEKLPANWSSVNTAQFLKSRYNGDPFTVVAFVGEKDADGFVVLELPRDLLTFQNVQEYGHFFVFMFIGIILFFIFISFLFFRSIRKRLLTLQHAMDVREVDGLPVLIDVKKKDEIGQLEQTFNKMVQELKESRHREQLEEQLRKELIANLSHDLRTPLTKMRAHLYSLGKEELSKNGEQSVEMMDQSIQHVDRFIENLMSYTLLTANKYQYEPKKIDIVRLLRKTVASWYPLFEKEYFTIEVDFLPLHEKEWQIDPLWMERIVDNVLQNVLRHAKDGRFIQVNTVVTEYADVIVIKDRGPGIHHQSNESGVGIGLSIVDMMVKEMGLDWEISSDESGTTVKISRKFKS